A region from the Simiduia sp. 21SJ11W-1 genome encodes:
- the uvrB gene encoding excinuclease ABC subunit UvrB produces MKPFVVNSKFEPAGDQPTAIAGLVKGLEAGLAHQTLLGVTGSGKTFTIANVIAQMQRPTMVMAPNKTLAAQLYGEFKEFFPENAVEYFVSYYDYYQPEAYVPSSDTFIEKDASINEHIEQMRLSATKALMERKDAIVVATVSAIYGLGDPEAYLKMVIHLVRGDRVDQRTLLRRLAELQYTRNDMDFHRATYRVRGEIIDIYPADSDADAVRVELFDDEIEQITLFDPLTGAPIRKVARFTVYPKSHYVTPRERILEAVEQIKVDLAERLLHLRATNQLVAAERLEQRTRYDIEMMVELGYCNGIENYSRYLSGREPGAAPPTLFDYLPPDALLVIDESHVGIPQIGGMYRGDRSRKETLVEYGFRLPSALDNRPMRFDEWERLAPQMIFVSATPGDYEKEHAGQVVEQVVRPTGLVDPQVEVRPAQTQVDDALSEIRARVNVDERVLITVLTKRMAEDLTEYLAEHGVRVRYLHSDIDTVERVEIIRDLRLGEFDVLVGINLLREGLDMPEVSLVMIMDADKEGFLRSERSLIQTIGRAARNLNGKAILYADKITGSMERAMGETERRRNKQLEHNEAHGITPKGVKKSVADILEAGQAPGKKRQKGAGRKGRYEVEVPEGDVWSQIAALETKMFQHAKDLEFEQAAQVRDEISKLKQKAV; encoded by the coding sequence ATGAAGCCTTTTGTTGTAAACAGTAAGTTTGAGCCCGCTGGCGATCAGCCCACGGCCATAGCAGGCCTTGTGAAGGGGCTAGAGGCAGGCCTTGCGCACCAAACGCTGCTGGGTGTTACAGGATCGGGTAAAACCTTCACCATCGCCAATGTGATTGCCCAGATGCAGCGCCCCACCATGGTCATGGCACCCAACAAAACCCTGGCTGCGCAGTTATACGGTGAATTCAAGGAATTCTTTCCGGAAAACGCAGTGGAGTATTTCGTGTCTTACTACGATTACTACCAGCCGGAAGCCTATGTGCCGTCGTCAGATACGTTTATTGAAAAAGACGCCTCGATAAACGAGCACATAGAGCAGATGCGTCTATCTGCCACTAAAGCGCTTATGGAGCGCAAAGACGCCATTGTAGTGGCGACGGTTTCCGCGATTTACGGCCTGGGTGACCCAGAGGCCTACCTGAAAATGGTGATCCATCTGGTGCGCGGTGATCGGGTAGATCAGCGCACCTTGCTGCGCCGCTTGGCGGAGTTGCAATACACCCGCAATGACATGGATTTTCACCGTGCTACCTATCGCGTGCGCGGTGAAATAATTGATATCTACCCGGCAGATTCCGATGCCGATGCCGTGCGCGTTGAATTGTTCGACGATGAAATTGAACAAATCACATTGTTTGACCCGCTCACCGGTGCCCCTATTCGCAAGGTAGCACGCTTCACTGTTTACCCCAAGTCTCACTATGTGACGCCCCGCGAGCGCATTTTGGAGGCAGTTGAACAAATTAAAGTGGATTTGGCCGAGCGGCTTCTGCATTTGCGCGCCACCAATCAACTGGTTGCCGCCGAGCGTCTGGAGCAGCGCACCCGTTACGATATAGAAATGATGGTGGAGCTGGGCTACTGCAACGGCATTGAAAACTATTCCCGCTATTTGTCTGGCCGCGAGCCCGGGGCTGCGCCGCCCACACTGTTTGATTACCTGCCGCCCGATGCCTTGCTGGTGATTGATGAATCCCACGTGGGCATTCCGCAAATCGGTGGTATGTACCGCGGTGATCGCTCGCGCAAGGAAACTCTGGTGGAATACGGGTTTCGCTTGCCCTCGGCACTAGATAACCGCCCCATGCGCTTTGATGAATGGGAGCGGCTGGCACCGCAGATGATTTTTGTATCGGCCACCCCTGGCGATTATGAAAAAGAACACGCAGGCCAAGTGGTAGAGCAGGTGGTGCGTCCCACGGGGCTTGTTGACCCGCAAGTGGAGGTGCGGCCCGCGCAAACCCAGGTGGATGATGCGCTGTCTGAAATTCGTGCGCGCGTGAATGTGGATGAGCGGGTGTTAATAACCGTGCTCACCAAACGCATGGCGGAAGACTTGACCGAATACTTGGCCGAACATGGCGTGCGTGTGCGCTATTTGCACTCGGATATCGACACCGTAGAGCGCGTTGAAATTATTCGCGATTTACGGCTGGGCGAATTTGATGTGCTGGTGGGCATTAACCTTTTGCGCGAAGGCCTGGATATGCCAGAGGTATCACTGGTGATGATTATGGATGCCGACAAAGAAGGTTTTCTGCGCTCCGAGCGCTCGCTTATTCAAACCATTGGCCGGGCAGCGCGTAACCTGAACGGCAAGGCGATTTTGTATGCCGATAAAATCACGGGCTCTATGGAGCGCGCGATGGGTGAAACCGAGCGCCGCCGCAACAAGCAGCTGGAGCACAACGAAGCCCATGGTATTACCCCTAAAGGCGTTAAGAAATCTGTTGCCGATATTCTTGAGGCAGGGCAGGCGCCGGGCAAAAAACGCCAGAAGGGTGCAGGGCGTAAGGGCAGGTACGAGGTGGAAGTGCCCGAAGGTGATGTGTGGTCGCAAATTGCGGCGCTTGAAACAAAGATGTTCCAGCATGCCAAAGATCTGGAGTTTGAACAGGCCGCCCAAGTGCGTGATGAAATCAGCAAATTAAAACAGAAGGCCGTGTGA
- a CDS encoding bifunctional serine/threonine-protein kinase/formylglycine-generating enzyme family protein has protein sequence MQIPGYRIIRKINQGGMSTVYLAIQLSVGREVALKVMSPALNADPIFSERFQREANIVGQLSHPNIVSIYDIGRYKNLNYIAMDYLPGGSVHDKMATGLSTAEILRIMREMALALDLAHEKGYIHRDIKPENILFRENNSAVLSDFGVAKTVSSSSQMTNAGMVVGTPHYMSPEQARGKSIDGRSDIYSLGIVFYEMLTGSVPFKADEAVAIAIKHLTAPIPRLPPQYSLYQKLLNKLLAKDPDDRFQRGREIAIAIEELDATLSGSRPRYMSNTEPSAMHIATLFKALVLTSYVAIAAQIKAIAQEVYSWRWSPKRGFYRRPNITITEVTTTPDTSENDRSTVVSTRIQKAAFYQAAGRPKFSLARVLSISAVVGTLWFTFSVALARFDLPGEHSYPYWLYNAAQFSAALVDEKAQTVLPVAATESPQPILRSPTPEPTPEAAVASPAPAATVTQQSTDAPPEEAAIDVALPEPEPEETPAPPPPTYALTVTADPEDARIRILNIRDRYRHGIELPAGRYRVEVTAKGYHGYEEWVQIDNAQLEHTVKLKKVIQPGSIFKNDLASGELGPEMVIIGPGRFDMGDKNSSTTMPIRSVTISEAFAISRFEITFADFDKYLKAESLGQLDDNRWGRGARPAINVSWEEAQNYVAWLSKTTGKRYRLPTEAEWEYVARAGTTGDYWWEGDAKGKANCRSRCDSDFAGLFITKTAPVGTYSANPYGVFDTAGNVAEWVEDCFQNHFVSAPRDGSAVITSDCNKRTVRGGSMKDSASEITNYYREGRFAGKRYSDVGFRVVVELNY, from the coding sequence ATGCAAATTCCCGGTTACCGAATTATTCGCAAGATCAATCAAGGCGGCATGTCTACCGTCTATCTTGCCATTCAGCTGAGTGTTGGGCGCGAGGTGGCGCTGAAGGTTATGTCGCCTGCGCTCAATGCCGATCCGATTTTCAGCGAGCGTTTTCAGCGCGAGGCCAACATTGTTGGCCAGCTCTCGCACCCCAACATTGTTTCTATTTACGATATTGGCCGCTATAAAAACCTGAACTACATCGCCATGGACTACCTGCCCGGTGGTTCAGTGCACGACAAAATGGCCACAGGCCTCAGCACCGCTGAAATTCTGCGCATCATGCGCGAAATGGCCCTGGCCCTGGATCTAGCGCACGAAAAGGGTTACATCCACCGCGACATCAAGCCTGAAAACATTTTGTTTCGCGAAAACAACTCGGCGGTGCTATCAGATTTTGGCGTGGCAAAAACCGTCAGCAGCTCATCGCAAATGACCAACGCGGGCATGGTAGTGGGCACACCCCATTACATGAGCCCAGAGCAGGCTCGCGGCAAAAGTATTGACGGGCGATCGGATATTTACAGCCTGGGCATTGTGTTTTATGAAATGCTTACAGGCTCTGTACCGTTTAAGGCAGATGAAGCGGTAGCCATTGCCATCAAGCACCTTACCGCCCCTATTCCGCGGCTGCCGCCACAATATTCACTGTACCAGAAACTGCTTAATAAATTGCTCGCCAAAGATCCCGATGACCGCTTCCAACGCGGGCGGGAAATTGCGATTGCCATTGAAGAGCTAGATGCCACCTTAAGTGGCAGCCGGCCCAGGTATATGTCGAATACCGAGCCTTCGGCCATGCATATTGCCACGCTCTTTAAAGCACTGGTACTCACAAGTTATGTGGCCATTGCAGCCCAGATAAAAGCCATCGCCCAAGAGGTATACAGCTGGCGCTGGTCACCCAAGCGGGGCTTTTACCGGCGCCCCAACATCACCATTACCGAGGTAACCACCACGCCCGACACGAGCGAAAACGACCGCTCCACCGTGGTGTCTACGCGCATTCAAAAAGCGGCTTTCTATCAAGCCGCCGGGCGCCCGAAGTTCAGCCTGGCCCGGGTGCTGTCTATTTCTGCGGTGGTGGGCACCCTGTGGTTTACCTTTTCTGTGGCACTGGCGCGCTTTGATTTGCCGGGCGAACATAGCTACCCCTACTGGCTATACAATGCCGCGCAATTTAGCGCAGCGCTGGTGGATGAAAAAGCCCAAACGGTGTTGCCTGTGGCTGCCACTGAGTCGCCACAACCTATACTCAGAAGCCCTACCCCCGAGCCCACGCCAGAAGCCGCTGTAGCCAGCCCTGCGCCCGCAGCAACCGTGACCCAACAGAGTACAGATGCCCCGCCAGAAGAGGCAGCTATCGACGTTGCACTGCCCGAGCCTGAACCCGAGGAAACACCCGCACCGCCGCCACCCACCTATGCACTTACGGTGACTGCAGACCCGGAGGATGCACGCATTCGCATTTTGAACATCAGAGACCGCTACCGCCACGGCATAGAGCTACCCGCCGGCCGCTACCGCGTTGAGGTTACCGCCAAGGGCTACCACGGCTATGAAGAGTGGGTGCAAATCGACAACGCGCAGTTAGAACACACCGTAAAACTAAAAAAGGTCATTCAGCCTGGCAGTATTTTCAAAAATGATTTGGCCAGTGGCGAACTGGGGCCGGAGATGGTCATCATCGGCCCCGGCCGCTTTGACATGGGCGATAAAAACAGCAGCACCACTATGCCCATTCGCAGCGTAACCATTAGCGAAGCCTTTGCCATTAGCCGCTTTGAAATTACCTTCGCGGATTTTGATAAATACCTGAAGGCCGAAAGCCTGGGCCAGTTAGATGACAACCGCTGGGGCCGCGGCGCGCGCCCGGCCATCAATGTGAGCTGGGAAGAGGCGCAAAACTACGTTGCCTGGCTGTCTAAAACCACCGGTAAACGCTACCGGCTGCCCACCGAGGCCGAGTGGGAGTACGTTGCCCGCGCCGGCACCACCGGTGATTACTGGTGGGAGGGCGACGCCAAGGGCAAAGCCAATTGTCGCTCGCGCTGCGACAGCGATTTTGCAGGCCTGTTCATCACCAAAACAGCGCCGGTGGGCACCTACTCTGCCAACCCTTACGGTGTATTCGATACCGCCGGCAACGTGGCCGAATGGGTGGAAGATTGCTTCCAGAACCACTTCGTTTCCGCACCGCGCGATGGCTCTGCTGTAATCACGTCAGACTGCAACAAGCGCACAGTGCGCGGCGGCTCCATGAAAGACTCCGCCTCGGAAATCACAAACTATTACCGCGAGGGCCGCTTTGCGGGTAAGCGCTACAGCGATGTGGGCTTTAGGGTAGTGGTAGAGCTCAACTACTGA
- a CDS encoding PP2C family serine/threonine-protein phosphatase has product MPPLNYSAATDKGLTRDNNEDTYFAGPDVGVWVVADGMGGHEAGEVASAIVRDCIKQQVKQQVNLSVAIENSHKAILQAAKDGVGAPGMGSTVVALKSKQSDYEVAWVGDSRAYLWTFKPDGGSLEQLTLDHSYVQMLVDTGAISAADKDQHPDRNVITQCLGSQELKNVRVDQVHGVWEKDQWILLCSDGLTDELDDEALARLLCECRSPKDAVSKLLQAALDSGGNDNITIQVVESPLTKRRFYTAITDWLPELTGNSSLDFSLYSLALASFGLLCYWLLG; this is encoded by the coding sequence ATGCCACCACTCAATTACAGCGCAGCCACTGATAAAGGCCTCACGCGTGACAACAACGAGGACACCTACTTCGCAGGCCCCGATGTTGGCGTTTGGGTAGTGGCAGACGGTATGGGTGGCCACGAAGCCGGTGAAGTTGCCAGTGCCATAGTGCGCGATTGCATCAAGCAACAGGTGAAACAACAAGTTAACCTCAGTGTTGCCATTGAAAACTCCCACAAAGCTATATTACAAGCCGCCAAAGACGGTGTAGGCGCGCCGGGCATGGGCAGCACCGTGGTAGCCCTTAAAAGCAAACAATCAGATTATGAAGTGGCCTGGGTGGGCGACAGTCGCGCCTACCTCTGGACCTTCAAACCAGACGGCGGCAGCCTGGAGCAACTCACGCTCGATCACTCCTACGTGCAAATGCTGGTAGATACCGGTGCCATCAGCGCTGCTGATAAAGACCAGCACCCAGATCGCAATGTCATCACCCAATGCCTGGGCTCGCAAGAGCTTAAAAATGTGCGTGTAGATCAAGTACACGGCGTGTGGGAAAAAGATCAGTGGATATTGCTGTGCTCCGATGGCCTGACCGATGAGTTGGACGATGAAGCACTGGCCCGTTTGCTGTGCGAATGCCGCTCACCGAAAGACGCCGTCTCCAAATTATTACAGGCCGCACTCGACAGCGGCGGCAACGACAACATTACCATCCAGGTGGTGGAATCGCCGCTCACCAAACGCCGCTTTTACACAGCCATAACGGATTGGCTGCCGGAACTGACAGGGAATTCCAGTCTCGATTTCTCACTCTACAGCCTCGCACTCGCATCGTTTGGGCTGCTTTGCTATTGGTTGCTTGGCTAA
- a CDS encoding FHA domain-containing protein — translation MLKLRFKNNKHNAVWLVEPKVTIGRDSKNDMVVDDASVAELHAEIHVNHEELTLRVLNPEQPVRVNEKSISKGARLKVNDVLTLGKVQLQVVDPKQEPKAVPTLVRTETTGWSLKANHAALANKVFNIAPKTVVGRASDCDIVLAAAHLSRRHAELTVKDGLLYVKDLGSANGTFLNGTQITEARVKRGDELRFDTLGFGVVGPTDDMDKTSIRSMPKPKPQAAARKGGVKRPLEPNVEQVKAAMAAPEAEDEQPRASAFTGLSITLLVIAGIAYWAWQSGYFGG, via the coding sequence ATGTTGAAACTCCGCTTTAAGAACAATAAGCATAATGCGGTGTGGCTGGTAGAGCCGAAGGTTACCATCGGGCGTGATTCCAAAAACGACATGGTGGTTGATGACGCCAGTGTTGCCGAGCTGCACGCAGAGATACATGTCAATCATGAAGAGCTCACATTGCGGGTGTTAAATCCCGAGCAACCTGTGCGGGTTAATGAGAAAAGCATCAGCAAAGGTGCGCGCTTAAAGGTGAATGACGTGTTAACCCTTGGCAAGGTGCAGCTGCAGGTGGTGGATCCAAAACAGGAGCCCAAGGCCGTGCCCACTCTGGTACGCACCGAAACCACGGGTTGGTCTTTGAAAGCCAATCATGCAGCCCTTGCCAATAAAGTATTCAATATTGCGCCCAAAACCGTGGTGGGCCGGGCCAGCGACTGCGACATAGTGCTGGCGGCGGCCCATTTGTCGCGTCGGCATGCTGAACTCACAGTGAAAGATGGCCTGTTGTATGTAAAGGATTTGGGGTCAGCCAATGGCACCTTCCTCAATGGCACACAGATTACCGAGGCCCGCGTTAAGCGAGGTGATGAGCTCCGTTTCGACACCCTGGGGTTTGGCGTGGTGGGCCCAACCGATGACATGGATAAAACCAGCATTCGCTCTATGCCCAAGCCAAAGCCACAGGCCGCAGCCCGCAAGGGCGGTGTGAAGCGGCCGCTGGAGCCTAATGTTGAGCAGGTTAAGGCGGCCATGGCCGCCCCTGAGGCGGAAGACGAGCAGCCGCGCGCCTCGGCGTTTACCGGCCTCAGTATTACCTTGCTGGTAATTGCCGGCATTGCCTATTGGGCTTGGCAGTCTGGTTATTTTGGCGGCTAG